From the genome of Clostridiaceae bacterium:
TTTTTAGCCACATGGCCAAGTATGAACATATTGATAATGCGCAGCAGTGTTTTAGCCGCTTATCTTATCAGCTTAGGGACTTAAGTGAGGAATTAAAGGATGTTGGGCTATATAATTCATTTGAAACATCAGAAATAAGTTCAGCTACCAGAGTATTAGATTTTTGGTTTGATAATATTTTCACCGATTTAAATGTTCGAAATAAAATCGTAAATGATATTAAACAGTTAGGAAGACTGAAAGGCAATATCAATAAACTTATTAGTAAACTTGGCAATGACAAAAATATTATAAATAATAAAATTATAGATATTGAAAAGAAGAAAGAAGATATTCTGATTGCTCTTGGTTAGATAAGTACGGAGCAACAAAAAAATGCAGGATTTTTTCATTGTAGTTTCAAAATTGATTATGACTATGTAAGAAATGTCAAATCTGATCTAATATCATATATGGAAAGAACCCATTAATAATTGTATTGTATAAGAGATATCAGCATGTAATAAGATATCTCTTTTTTTAATAATGCCAGATTAATAAGAAACAAAAATGTTATATTTCATAATATGAAATTAAAATTAGTTTAGATTTCATTTTTGATATTGTCAAAACATATAATCTGTATTAAAATTAATAATTAAATTAATACATAACCAAGTAAATTATAGGTATGACATCCAATTGCAAAGTTTTAAGTATACACCTATAAATTTTTATTGATTTTGGAGGAAAATATGACTGATTATACTTTAATGAGTAAAGGGGATCTTCAAAAAAATCTTCAAATACTTATTGATAAATATAATAAATTTAAAGCCCAGAATTTAAATCTTGATATGTCAAGAGGAAAACCATGTCCCGAGCAGCTTGAGTTATCCAAAGAACTGCTTGAAATAAAAGATTATAAAGCTTCTGACGGTACAGACTGCAGAAATTATGGGGCATTAGACGGTATTCCTGAAGCAAAAAAACTTTTTTCTGAGTATTTGGAAGTAAATACTGATGAAATTATTATACAGGGAAATTCAAGCCTTAATTTAATGTACGATACAATTAACCGTGCCATGACGTTTGGAGTGGATGAAAGCAGCACCCCATGGTCAAAGCTTCCTGCTGTTAAATTCATTTGTCCAAGTCCTGGTTATGACCGTCACTTTGCCATATGTGAACTTTTTAATATTGAAATGATAGCCGTGGATATGCATGAAGATGGCCCTGACATGGATAAAATCGAATCTCTTGTGGCTGAGGATGAATCTATAAAGGGAATTTGGTGCGTGCCTAAATATAGCAATCCCCAGGGATATACCTATTCTGATGAAACAGTTGACAGACTTGCATCTATGAAAACAAAAGCGAAAGATTTCAGGATATTCTGGGATAATGCTTATGCCGTACATCATTTAAGCGAAAAGCATGATAATCTAAAAAATATATTAACTGCTTGTAAAAAATACAATAATCCTGACAGAGTATACATTTTCTCATCTACATCTAAAATTACTTATGCAGGTGCCGGTATAAGCATGTTAGCCTCTTCCAAATACAATATTGACAGAACCAAAAAACTCCTTTCTATTCAAACAATAGGGTATGACAAAATGAATCAATTAAGACATGTATTGTTTTTAAAAAATATGGACAATATTCATGAACACATGAAAAAGCATGCATCAATACTAAAACCAAAGTTTGATACAGTTTTAAATATATTGGAGAGGGAACTTGGTTCAAAAAACATATGCAGCTGGACAAAACCAAATGGTGGATATTTTATTAGTTTTGACACCATGGACGGATGTGCAAAAAAGGTCGTTAAAATGGCATCGGAAGCCGGAGTCAAGCTTACCAGCGCAGGAGCTACTTTCCCATATGGAAAAGATCCAAGAGACAGGAACATAAGAATTGCTCCCTCATATCCTCCCATAAGTGAACTCAAGCAGGCAATTGAACTGTTTTGTGTATGCGTACAGATAGCGAGTATTGAAAAATTGCTATTGACAAAAGATTAGAATCTTAAATCATCTAAAATAAAAAAACGAATTTAAATTATATCCTGAAATAAATATTGAAATGTCAAAAAGCATGGTATAGAATAAAAGTGCCATGCTTTTATTCTATTTCAAAAAGGGGAGCTCCTAAGTTGTTAAACAAATATAATAATATACCATTATATACCCAACTTAAAATGATTCTGATTGAAAATATTGAAAGCGGCAAATACAAGGAAAATACAAAGATACCTTCAGAACAGGAGCTTTGTGAAAAATATAATATTAGCAGGCCGACTGTCCGTCAAGCCATAGCAGAACTAACCAACT
Proteins encoded in this window:
- a CDS encoding aminotransferase class I/II-fold pyridoxal phosphate-dependent enzyme — encoded protein: MTDYTLMSKGDLQKNLQILIDKYNKFKAQNLNLDMSRGKPCPEQLELSKELLEIKDYKASDGTDCRNYGALDGIPEAKKLFSEYLEVNTDEIIIQGNSSLNLMYDTINRAMTFGVDESSTPWSKLPAVKFICPSPGYDRHFAICELFNIEMIAVDMHEDGPDMDKIESLVAEDESIKGIWCVPKYSNPQGYTYSDETVDRLASMKTKAKDFRIFWDNAYAVHHLSEKHDNLKNILTACKKYNNPDRVYIFSSTSKITYAGAGISMLASSKYNIDRTKKLLSIQTIGYDKMNQLRHVLFLKNMDNIHEHMKKHASILKPKFDTVLNILERELGSKNICSWTKPNGGYFISFDTMDGCAKKVVKMASEAGVKLTSAGATFPYGKDPRDRNIRIAPSYPPISELKQAIELFCVCVQIASIEKLLLTKD